A window of the Xiashengella succiniciproducens genome harbors these coding sequences:
- a CDS encoding flippase-like domain-containing protein, with protein sequence MNTERQKRTAIILNLVVSLAAGFYILYRLLRFKDWSSFFALLDGRLGPFLCLIIVQLILLAINLGLETAKWRQLSEMIVIQPWKNTFYQVLKGIQSGMVTPARAGETIAKGGLLPQGLRTGGVVLSAAGSMIQNLVLICGGITGIIITRVGKYADNLSDLNEAILKYSLLAVAALVTGVSVAILLVNSYKHHPRINLMYTYLNSLKSIERQRLLAIVLFTSTRYIVFNIQLWLLLGFFGVTGSITDFGLVMLYFAAISLLPTLAIADLGIRSSMALFIFGLLSSNSPAIICPVFLLWIINLAIPALMALIFKTPEASCIAPESSQVKG encoded by the coding sequence ATGAATACGGAGAGGCAAAAAAGAACTGCTATTATATTAAATCTTGTTGTATCTCTCGCAGCCGGCTTTTACATACTATATCGCCTGCTCAGGTTTAAAGACTGGAGCAGTTTCTTTGCCCTGCTTGATGGCAGACTGGGGCCTTTTCTCTGCCTTATAATTGTACAGCTTATACTTCTTGCAATAAACCTGGGACTTGAGACTGCTAAGTGGAGGCAACTTTCTGAAATGATAGTCATCCAGCCCTGGAAAAACACATTTTATCAGGTACTAAAAGGAATACAGAGCGGTATGGTCACGCCTGCCCGTGCAGGCGAGACTATCGCAAAAGGCGGTCTCCTGCCCCAGGGTCTCCGTACAGGGGGCGTTGTTCTGTCCGCTGCGGGAAGCATGATTCAAAACCTGGTATTAATCTGCGGGGGAATTACTGGTATTATTATAACACGTGTCGGCAAATATGCTGACAACCTATCAGATTTAAATGAAGCAATCCTGAAATACTCCCTGCTAGCAGTAGCAGCACTTGTAACTGGAGTATCAGTTGCTATACTGTTAGTAAACAGTTACAAACATCATCCACGCATCAACCTGATGTACACATATCTCAACTCATTGAAGAGCATTGAGAGACAAAGACTATTGGCAATAGTACTGTTTACTTCCACCCGCTATATTGTCTTCAATATACAATTATGGCTTTTGCTAGGATTTTTTGGAGTAACCGGGAGCATTACAGATTTCGGACTTGTGATGCTATACTTTGCTGCAATCAGCCTGCTGCCAACATTGGCAATTGCCGACCTTGGCATTAGGAGTTCGATGGCCCTGTTTATCTTCGGATTGCTCAGTTCCAATAGCCCAGCAATAATATGTCCGGTATTCCTGCTTTGGATTATCAACCTTGCCATTCCTGCACTGATGGCCTTAATTTTCAAGACACCCGAAGCCTCCTGCATAGCCCCGGAAAGCAGCCAGGTTAAGGGCTAA
- the trxA gene encoding thioredoxin: protein MAIEVTDANFDELVLKSDKPVVVDFWAEWCGPCRMVAPIVAELSEEYKDKAVVAKMDVDSNPDTSVKFGIRNIPTLLFFKNGQIVDKQVGAVPKSVLASKLDAIL, encoded by the coding sequence ATGGCTATAGAAGTAACTGATGCTAATTTTGACGAACTGGTATTGAAATCAGACAAGCCGGTAGTTGTAGATTTTTGGGCTGAATGGTGTGGACCGTGTCGTATGGTTGCCCCTATTGTTGCTGAACTTTCTGAAGAATACAAAGATAAGGCTGTTGTTGCCAAGATGGATGTTGACAGCAACCCTGACACATCTGTTAAGTTTGGAATCCGCAACATTCCAACACTTTTGTTCTTCAAGAACGGACAAATTGTTGACAAGCAGGTTGGTGCAGTACCCAAGTCTGTTCTGGCATCAAAACTGGATGCTATCCTTTAA
- the rsmA gene encoding 16S rRNA (adenine(1518)-N(6)/adenine(1519)-N(6))-dimethyltransferase RsmA produces MMRRVRAKKFLGQHFLEDLGIARRITESLSIPPSHVVEVGPGMGVLTQFLVQREDLDLYLVEIDSESVEYLHQHYPQLSNRIIEGDFLKFDFNKIFPDKFSIIGNFPYNISSQIFFKVFDNRNHVDKVVGMVQREVGRRIASGPGSKEYGILSVLLQSYYTIEYLMTVDEHVFSPPPKVKSGVIRLVRNEVDKLPCDERLFVKVVKAAFQHRRKTMRNSLKYVEFDHGAIMHLPVFDLRPEQMSVEAFQELTKLIEEHPLCE; encoded by the coding sequence ATGATGAGGCGTGTAAGAGCAAAGAAGTTCCTGGGCCAGCACTTTCTGGAAGATTTGGGCATTGCCCGTCGGATAACTGAAAGTTTGTCAATCCCTCCGTCTCATGTAGTTGAGGTGGGGCCGGGAATGGGAGTTCTTACACAATTTTTGGTGCAACGCGAAGATCTCGACCTCTATCTTGTCGAGATAGACAGTGAATCAGTCGAATATCTCCACCAGCATTACCCACAATTAAGTAACAGGATTATAGAAGGGGACTTTTTGAAGTTTGACTTCAACAAGATCTTCCCTGACAAATTTTCCATTATTGGTAACTTCCCTTACAATATTTCTAGTCAGATCTTTTTCAAAGTATTTGATAACCGTAATCATGTCGACAAGGTTGTCGGCATGGTACAACGTGAGGTTGGACGCAGGATAGCATCCGGTCCGGGTTCCAAGGAGTACGGCATATTGAGTGTTCTGCTGCAGTCATACTATACTATTGAATATCTGATGACCGTGGATGAGCACGTATTTAGTCCCCCGCCAAAGGTGAAATCAGGAGTAATCAGGCTTGTGCGCAACGAGGTTGACAAGTTGCCTTGCGATGAGAGATTGTTTGTAAAGGTTGTAAAGGCAGCTTTCCAGCATCGCAGGAAGACCATGCGTAATAGCTTGAAATATGTAGAGTTTGACCATGGTGCTATAATGCATTTACCTGTGTTTGATTTGCGTCCTGAACAGATGTCTGTTGAGGCCTTTCAGGAACTTACCAAACTGATTGAAGAGCATCCGCTCTGTGAGTGA
- a CDS encoding bifunctional nuclease family protein, with product MLAEEEGDRRIPIIIGGVEAQSIAIKLEGLEPPRPLTHDLFLNFARAFDVELTEVLIYKLEEGIFYSELVCTRSSEVIRIDSRTSDAVALALRFNCPIYTYEEILAKAGIVLDFGDTKESSGTSSPTSTPSPRSRSSSQSDNNPLASKTLAELQAMLDQAVEAENYERASEIRDEIKRRSK from the coding sequence GTGCTTGCCGAAGAGGAGGGTGATCGCCGTATCCCAATTATTATAGGAGGTGTAGAAGCACAATCAATAGCTATAAAGCTGGAGGGGCTTGAACCACCCCGACCCCTTACCCATGATCTCTTCCTAAACTTTGCCCGGGCTTTTGATGTAGAGCTCACTGAGGTGTTAATCTATAAGCTTGAGGAAGGCATCTTCTACTCAGAGCTTGTATGTACAAGAAGCAGTGAAGTTATCAGGATAGACTCCCGTACTTCAGATGCTGTTGCGCTTGCCCTTCGTTTCAACTGCCCAATTTATACCTACGAGGAAATCCTTGCCAAAGCCGGTATCGTCCTTGACTTTGGAGATACAAAAGAATCTTCAGGCACTTCTTCACCAACCTCTACTCCCTCCCCCAGATCGAGGTCTTCTTCCCAGTCAGACAACAATCCACTTGCATCCAAGACTCTTGCAGAGTTGCAAGCAATGCTCGACCAGGCCGTGGAAGCCGAGAATTATGAACGGGCCTCGGAAATACGGGATGAAATCAAACGTCGCTCAAAGTAA
- the dnaE gene encoding DNA polymerase III subunit alpha, which translates to MSLIPFTHLHVHSQYSVLDGQASVSAIVSKAAADGMKAVALTDHGTMLGIKEFYDTCKKKGVKPIIGVEAYVAERSHEIKLEKVDRSGRHLILLAKNKQGYKNLIKLISKASIDGMFYRPRIDKDLLLKHHEGLMVTSACLGGEVPQKIIHGRLDEAREAILWFKSVFGDDYYLELQRHPAEDPVLRSQVYDVQVMVNEQLLKFSKELGVKVIAANDVHFSDAEMAEAHDIMICLNTGKDLDDPNRMRYTRHEWFKTTEEMNKLFADVPEALLNTQEIADKVEDYSLDSPPIMPVFPIPEDYGTIEQYREKYSVDDLKNEFGAERYDKLSGDYEHILRVKFEADYLEHLCYTGAKRLYGDPVPDEVKERIDFELLTIKMMGFPGYFLIVQDFINAARKMGVLVGPGRGSAAGSAVAYCVGITTVDPIKHDLLFERFLNPDRISMPDVDIDFDDDGRAMVLDWVANKYGRDKVAHICTLGTMAARSAIKDVGRVLRLPLAETDRIAKLIPEKPNTKLSGAYKEVLKLEMAKGSLEAAMDEIDRKLQEARKEDREKDILKYEVQKIFAQEIERGRMENNQALLKTLELACDLEGSIRQTGVHACGVLIGRDPLVENIPLMQAKEANLLVTQYEGTLVESIGLLKMDFLGLKTLSIIKEALEAIKQSKGIDIDIEAIPSDDIKTFELFGKGLTTAIFQFESAGMKKYLRELEPNRFEDLVAMNALYRPGPMEYIPDYISRKLGREQVHYDHPLMEEYLKDTYGITVFQEQVMLLSRKLGGFTRGESDTLRKAMGKKMAEVMAKLKAKFDEGCKNNPEFMKGCQEMDKKPQDVIDKIWKDWEAFASYAFNKSHSVCYAKLAYQTGYLKANYPAEFMAGVLSRNLSDIGKISTFMDECRRMGIKLLGPDINESYIKFTVNKDGALRFGMAAIKGVGEGVVEEIIKEREKRGPFKDVYDFFERVNLQVINKKAVEALANAGAFDSLGNLHRAQFFAPIQGEEGTFIERLLRYGNRFQVDKATMASSLFGAENALISIKKPEIPDCREYTTLEKLEKEKDLLGIYLSAHPLDDYRLELKHFCNLSVAALNNPENIKNREFVVGGMITGVRKGLTKKGNEFAIATVEDYNGSYEFAFFGQDFVNFIGIISNAKFVLIRGKVVPKRFKPDEWEIKVSKISLLSDVLDSMVNSITLRIPLQSLNDEIVNELAFVTMENRGKITLRFHIYDETNERQSVQLLSRSVMVNLSRELIDFFDNWEEISIALN; encoded by the coding sequence ATGTCATTAATTCCTTTTACACACTTACACGTTCACTCACAGTATTCGGTTCTGGATGGTCAGGCCAGTGTTTCAGCCATTGTATCCAAGGCAGCGGCAGACGGAATGAAAGCTGTGGCTTTGACAGATCATGGAACCATGTTGGGTATTAAGGAGTTTTATGACACCTGTAAGAAGAAGGGGGTCAAACCCATTATTGGGGTTGAAGCCTATGTTGCAGAGAGAAGCCATGAGATCAAGTTGGAGAAAGTTGACAGGTCGGGACGACATCTTATCCTTCTTGCTAAGAACAAGCAGGGCTATAAGAACCTGATAAAACTGATATCAAAGGCCTCTATCGATGGTATGTTCTATCGTCCCCGTATTGACAAGGATCTGTTGCTCAAACACCATGAGGGACTTATGGTTACCTCTGCCTGTCTTGGAGGGGAAGTACCGCAGAAGATTATCCACGGAAGGCTGGATGAGGCTCGTGAGGCTATACTGTGGTTCAAGAGTGTCTTTGGTGATGATTACTATCTTGAACTTCAGCGCCACCCAGCCGAGGATCCCGTTCTCAGGAGTCAGGTCTATGATGTTCAGGTGATGGTCAATGAGCAGCTCCTCAAGTTTTCCAAGGAGCTTGGAGTGAAAGTGATTGCAGCCAATGATGTTCACTTCTCGGATGCTGAAATGGCTGAGGCACACGATATAATGATCTGCCTAAATACAGGAAAGGATCTTGATGATCCCAACCGGATGCGTTATACAAGGCATGAGTGGTTTAAGACTACCGAGGAGATGAATAAGCTCTTTGCTGATGTCCCTGAAGCCTTGCTCAACACTCAGGAGATTGCTGATAAGGTTGAAGACTACTCACTCGACTCTCCACCTATTATGCCAGTGTTTCCAATCCCGGAGGATTATGGTACCATTGAGCAATACAGGGAGAAATACTCAGTAGATGATCTTAAGAATGAATTTGGTGCAGAAAGATATGACAAGCTAAGCGGTGATTATGAGCATATTCTAAGGGTTAAGTTTGAGGCTGACTATCTTGAGCATTTGTGCTATACCGGGGCAAAGCGCCTGTATGGAGACCCGGTGCCTGATGAGGTAAAAGAACGAATAGACTTCGAGCTGTTAACCATTAAGATGATGGGTTTTCCGGGTTACTTCCTTATAGTACAGGACTTTATAAATGCTGCCCGCAAAATGGGAGTTCTTGTAGGTCCGGGTCGCGGATCCGCGGCAGGATCCGCGGTTGCTTACTGCGTGGGCATTACAACTGTTGACCCGATCAAGCATGATCTGCTGTTTGAGCGATTTCTCAATCCCGACCGTATTTCCATGCCTGATGTTGATATTGATTTCGACGATGACGGAAGGGCAATGGTGTTAGATTGGGTTGCCAATAAATATGGCAGGGATAAGGTAGCACATATTTGTACTTTGGGTACCATGGCAGCCAGATCAGCTATTAAGGATGTGGGCCGGGTCTTAAGGCTTCCGTTGGCCGAGACTGACAGGATAGCCAAGCTGATACCTGAAAAGCCCAATACCAAACTTAGCGGGGCATACAAAGAGGTGCTGAAACTTGAGATGGCAAAAGGCTCCCTGGAAGCAGCGATGGATGAGATTGATCGCAAATTACAGGAGGCCCGCAAGGAAGATAGGGAGAAGGACATACTTAAGTATGAGGTTCAAAAGATTTTTGCCCAGGAAATAGAGCGTGGGCGCATGGAAAATAATCAGGCCTTGCTTAAAACGCTTGAGCTGGCATGTGACCTGGAAGGATCTATACGTCAGACAGGAGTCCATGCCTGTGGTGTCCTCATTGGCCGCGATCCCCTGGTAGAGAATATACCACTGATGCAGGCCAAGGAAGCTAATCTTCTGGTTACACAGTATGAAGGGACTCTTGTTGAATCTATTGGTCTTCTTAAGATGGATTTCCTGGGACTTAAGACTCTGTCAATTATTAAAGAAGCACTTGAAGCTATCAAGCAGTCCAAGGGTATTGACATAGATATAGAAGCGATTCCATCCGACGATATCAAGACCTTTGAGCTTTTTGGAAAGGGATTGACAACTGCGATCTTCCAGTTTGAATCCGCAGGTATGAAGAAGTATCTGCGCGAGCTTGAGCCCAACCGCTTTGAGGACCTTGTTGCGATGAACGCGTTATACCGTCCGGGTCCGATGGAATATATCCCCGACTATATCTCCCGTAAGCTTGGACGAGAGCAGGTCCACTACGACCATCCTTTGATGGAGGAATATCTAAAGGATACTTACGGTATCACTGTGTTTCAGGAGCAGGTGATGCTTTTGTCGCGTAAACTTGGGGGTTTCACCCGTGGTGAGTCTGATACCCTGCGTAAGGCAATGGGTAAGAAGATGGCCGAGGTGATGGCTAAACTTAAGGCCAAGTTTGATGAAGGCTGTAAGAACAACCCTGAGTTTATGAAGGGCTGTCAGGAGATGGACAAGAAGCCACAGGATGTTATTGACAAGATATGGAAGGACTGGGAGGCTTTTGCAAGCTATGCTTTCAACAAGTCGCATTCCGTTTGTTATGCGAAACTGGCATATCAGACCGGTTATCTTAAGGCAAACTATCCTGCTGAGTTTATGGCTGGTGTGCTAAGCCGTAACCTGAGTGATATAGGCAAGATCTCGACCTTTATGGACGAGTGTCGACGTATGGGCATCAAACTGCTTGGTCCGGATATCAATGAGAGCTATATCAAGTTTACGGTAAACAAGGACGGGGCCTTGCGTTTTGGTATGGCAGCCATCAAGGGAGTAGGAGAAGGAGTCGTTGAGGAAATCATTAAGGAACGCGAAAAGAGAGGCCCCTTCAAGGATGTATATGACTTTTTTGAGAGGGTCAATCTACAGGTTATTAACAAGAAAGCTGTTGAAGCACTTGCTAATGCAGGAGCTTTCGACAGCCTTGGAAATCTTCACAGAGCGCAGTTCTTCGCCCCTATCCAGGGCGAAGAAGGAACCTTTATTGAACGTCTGTTAAGGTATGGTAACCGCTTCCAGGTAGACAAGGCTACAATGGCAAGTTCCCTTTTTGGAGCTGAAAACGCATTAATCTCAATCAAGAAGCCTGAAATCCCAGATTGCAGGGAGTATACGACCCTAGAAAAGCTTGAGAAGGAGAAAGACCTGTTAGGTATATATCTTTCAGCACACCCACTTGACGACTATCGTCTGGAGCTTAAGCATTTCTGTAACCTTAGTGTAGCAGCCCTCAACAACCCTGAGAATATCAAGAACAGGGAGTTTGTCGTGGGAGGTATGATTACAGGGGTGAGGAAGGGTCTTACTAAAAAAGGAAATGAGTTTGCTATAGCCACCGTTGAAGACTATAATGGCTCCTATGAGTTTGCCTTTTTTGGGCAGGACTTTGTCAACTTCATAGGCATAATTAGTAATGCCAAGTTTGTATTGATCCGTGGCAAAGTAGTGCCAAAGAGATTCAAACCGGACGAGTGGGAAATCAAGGTATCCAAGATATCTCTACTGTCTGATGTTCTTGACAGCATGGTTAACAGCATCACACTTCGAATTCCTTTACAGAGTCTCAACGATGAGATAGTAAACGAGCTTGCATTTGTGACAATGGAGAACAGAGGCAAGATCACTCTTCGCTTCCATATTTATGATGAAACCAACGAGAGGCAGTCTGTTCAACTTTTATCCCGCTCAGTAATGGTCAATCTGTCCAGGGAGCTTATAGATTTCTTCGATAACTGGGAGGAAATATCTATAGCATTAAACTAG
- a CDS encoding NupC/NupG family nucleoside CNT transporter produces the protein MKRIAMLLAFMTLCGILSAQSDTVVESTGLTIMGVLRGMLGMLVIIGIAWLISSNRKAVKWSMVAKGLGLQLVLALCILHIPFIQTVFEYVGRAFVKVLSFTEAGTEFLFSSMDTGVIESPLVNFAITILPTIIFFSALTSVLFYFGIIQKVVSILAKGMTKLMGLSGAESLAVAGNIFVGQTESPLMIKAYLDKMNRSEIMLVMAAGMATLAGGVLAVYIKVLGGGDPVQEILYAKHLLAASLMAAPGVVVVSKIIVPQTEPIEQNAEVGRERIGKNALDAISNGTTEGIRLAVNVAGMLLVFIAFIAMFNFICMKVGAWTGLNEIIANSTNGNYTELSLQFMLGYLFAPLVWLIGVAGPDIDLVGRVIGEKLIMTEFIGYVSLGDLKASGAFMHQKSIIMATYALSGFANVASIGIQLGGIGSLAPGKRVLLSQLGFRALVAGALASLLSATIIGMILG, from the coding sequence ATGAAACGAATTGCAATGCTTCTTGCCTTCATGACCCTGTGTGGGATTCTGTCGGCACAGAGTGATACTGTTGTTGAATCAACGGGACTAACTATTATGGGTGTTCTTCGCGGGATGCTTGGGATGCTTGTTATCATCGGAATCGCATGGCTGATAAGCAGCAACCGCAAAGCAGTCAAGTGGAGTATGGTGGCCAAGGGACTTGGATTGCAGCTGGTCCTTGCCCTCTGTATCCTTCACATTCCATTTATTCAGACAGTGTTTGAATATGTGGGAAGAGCCTTCGTTAAAGTTCTCAGTTTTACTGAGGCTGGTACAGAATTCCTCTTCAGTAGCATGGATACCGGTGTGATTGAATCACCTCTTGTCAACTTTGCAATAACAATTCTCCCAACTATCATTTTCTTTTCTGCCCTTACCAGTGTGCTATTCTACTTTGGAATAATCCAGAAAGTAGTTTCAATCTTAGCCAAGGGTATGACTAAACTGATGGGTTTGTCGGGTGCAGAAAGTCTTGCAGTTGCAGGTAACATCTTTGTTGGTCAGACAGAGTCCCCCCTTATGATCAAGGCCTATCTCGACAAGATGAACCGTTCTGAAATAATGCTAGTAATGGCTGCTGGAATGGCTACACTGGCAGGTGGAGTGCTTGCTGTTTATATTAAGGTGCTTGGAGGTGGTGACCCGGTTCAGGAGATCCTTTATGCAAAACACCTTCTTGCTGCATCACTGATGGCAGCTCCAGGTGTTGTGGTAGTATCCAAGATAATTGTGCCACAGACCGAACCTATTGAACAGAACGCTGAAGTTGGACGTGAAAGGATAGGAAAGAATGCTCTGGATGCCATCTCTAATGGAACAACAGAAGGGATAAGACTTGCTGTAAATGTAGCTGGTATGCTTTTGGTTTTCATTGCCTTTATTGCAATGTTCAACTTTATCTGTATGAAGGTAGGTGCATGGACTGGTCTGAATGAAATCATAGCCAACTCAACCAATGGTAACTACACTGAACTTTCCCTACAGTTTATGCTGGGCTATCTATTTGCACCGCTGGTGTGGCTTATTGGTGTCGCTGGACCAGATATTGACCTTGTTGGTCGTGTGATAGGAGAGAAACTCATAATGACAGAATTTATCGGATATGTTAGCCTGGGTGACCTAAAAGCTTCCGGAGCCTTTATGCACCAGAAATCAATAATTATGGCTACCTATGCACTTAGCGGCTTCGCCAATGTCGCCTCTATAGGCATCCAGCTCGGTGGTATCGGCTCCCTTGCTCCCGGCAAAAGGGTCTTGCTGTCCCAACTCGGATTCAGAGCCCTGGTTGCAGGCGCACTGGCATCACTACTCTCTGCAACAATTATAGGAATGATACTCGGTTAA